A genomic window from Punica granatum isolate Tunisia-2019 chromosome 2, ASM765513v2, whole genome shotgun sequence includes:
- the LOC116196274 gene encoding TMV resistance protein N-like isoform X1, which yields MFSCTSTPFASAAMDKRSRRNTLPIAVCAIASVIISAFIGTPFFFKKRQQNPSSGRNSENISPRDVLYLQETDGSITDPSSSSSDGTEMGREFEVFLSFRGTDIRKTFTDYLYHSLIDAGVRTFRDNEELHVGEEICPNLMNSIKQSKIGIPIFSADYASSKWCLMEVAEMVKCMKESKQLIMPIFLDITPDDVQHQTGTYANSFSQHEKRFGQEKVQAWRDALKEVVELKGLELDKVANGHQGEFIKLVVAKIIRELKKSYLEMGTVLVGIEDRAEELVKKLEVGIDDVRVFGIWGMGGIGKTTLAKFVYNQIVDNFESNSFLKSIRETSRYPRGLQYLQSKLVSDTLRLQPQDYADVEEGVKVLKERLRHKKVLILLDDVDDINQIKALAADVGWFGRGSRIIITTREKGVLDQFQVQDLYEVASLDEGHALELFCKHAFRDKSPRPDLAEQASDIVNITGRLPLALEVIGSYLSVYGGRKDMWQGTIEKLKIKLDMVNVQDKLKISYDSLESEQKEVFLDIACLFIGMDVRLVIPMWKDAKFSPEVGIEILQLKSLIKIGEDYTIWMHDQLRDLGRSIVEQEDKEPGRRSRLWHGEDAGIVLVGQQGTSKVEAISLEGYHFMEEEDSLNDDMFRNLPRIRVLELAGAILQGNFQHLFHQLRWLSWHRENICPPTNLILRNLIVLDLSRSLIHDNWIGCSSAEFGSKLKVLNLTECRISRTPDFSAFPSLESLILESCQLLVWVDPSIGLLKSLILLNLRNCWSLKKLPEQLDSLESLIEFLIDDTPLEEVPISRGMKKLEVLSGNRSRWLSREVPISDEVLSLSSLRVLRFRGIKSLPVSMSALSCLQTLHLGDCQNLQTLPELPSSLISLTVEALSKLTSLNFANLVNLKTLHLSEASELKELDSISSLRKLEKMTLHSLKIYTLPEKTGAFLRHLKELDIHYCHKLKCLPTVPSSLSVLRIGTCNSLERLPDLSNLKNLSILEVMQCHKLREIEGLGDLLSLKDLRTDNCPITKLDGLESGRLKSLTALSAAWSEVERLPNLFKLKNLKSLSVLGSRKLVEIGGLNSLLNLKMLCIDNCRSLKRLPELPHSLEKLFLRYCVQFSEIEAVAELESLQELNINRCRSLRKLPNLSNLQRLERFNMRDCESIAEIPGLEELSSLRELNIFGCKALKLPDLSKQQSNGLQIYKDSTLRLL from the exons ATGTTTTCCTGCACGAGTACTCCTTTTGCATCTGCAGCTATGGATAAGCGTTCTCGGCGAAACACTTTGCCTATTGCAGTCTGCGCAATAGCATCGGTGATCATCTCTGCTTTCATTGGTACCCCTTTCTTCTTCAAGAAGAGGCAGCAGAATCCTAGTTCTGGCAGGAACTCTGAGAATATATCACCG CGTGACGTCCTCTATCTGCAGGAGACAGATGGAAGCATCACCGATCCATCATCCTCGTCCTCGGATGGCACTGAGATGGGTCGCGAGTTTGAAGTCTTCCTGAGCTTCAGGGGAACTGACATCAGGAAGACATTCACGGACTATCTCTACCATAGCCTCATCGATGCAGGGGTCCGCACCTTCAGGGACAATGAGGAGCTCCATGTAGGGGAGGAGATCTGCCCCAACCTCATGAATTCAATCAAGCAGTCAAAGATTGGGATCCCCATCTTCTCTGCAGATTATGCATCGAGCAAGTGGTGCCTCATGGAGGTTGCGGAGATGGTGAAGTGCATGAAGGAGAGCAAACAGCTGATCATGCCAATATTCCTAGACATTACGCCCGATGACGTCCAACACCAGACAGGGACTTATGCCAATTCGTTCTCCCAGCACGAGAAGAGGTTTGGTCAGGAGAAGGTCCAAGCGTGGAGGGATGCGCTGAAGGAAGTTGTGGAGCTGAAGGGTCTGGAACTGGATAAAGTGGCAAACGG GCATCAAGGTGAATTCATAAAGTTAGTTGTTGCAAAGATCATTAGAGAACTGAAGAAGTCTTACTTGGAAATGGGTACTGTCCTAGTTGGAATCGAGGATCGTGCAGAAGAACTTGTGAAAAAATTAGAAGTTGGCATAGACGATGTTCGGGTATTCGGGATTTGGGGCATGGGCGGCATAGGGAAGACAACTCTAGCCAAATTTGTTTATAACCAAATCGTAGACAATTTTGAAAGTAATTCTTTCCTTAAAAGTATCCGAGAAACATCCCGGTATCCTAGAGGCCTTCAATACTTACAAAGTAAATTGGTCTCTGACACATTAAGGCTTCAGCCGCAGGACTATGCTGATGTAGAGGAAGGAGTCAAAGTGCTTAAGGAAAGGCTTCGCCATAAGAAAGTCCTGATTCTTCTCGATGATGTCGATGACATCAACCAGATTAAAGCTCTGGCAGCGGATGTTGGTTGGTTTGGCCGAGGAAGTAGGATCATCATCACGACCAGAGAAAAGGGAGTCTTGGATCAATTTCAAGTGCAAGATTTGTATGAAGTCGCATCACTGGATGAAGGTCATGCTTTAGAGCTCTTCTGCAAGCATGCCTTCAGAGATAAGTCGCCCAGACCTGACTTGGCTGAACAGGCCTCGGACATTGTGAACATAACTGGTCGGCTACCTCTGGCTCTTGAGGTTATCGGATCATATTTATCCGTCTATGGTGGGAGGAAGGATATGTGGCAGGGTACAATAGAGAAGTTGAAAATTAAACTGGACATGGTCAACGTCCAAGATAAGTTGAAGATAAGTTATGACTCGTTGGAAAGTGAGCAAAAGGAAGTATTCCTTGACATTGCATGCCTTTTCATCGGAATGGACGTCAGGCTAGTGATTCCTATGTGGAAAGATGCTAAATTTTCCCCGGAAGTGGGAATTGAGATCCTCCAACTAAAGTCGTTGATTAAAATCGGGGAGGACTATACAATATGGATGCATGATCAACTCAGAGATCTCGGCAGAAGTATCGTTGAGCAAGAAGACAAAGAACCAGGACGGCGAAGCAGGCTGTGGCACGGTGAAGATGCAGGGATTGTATTAGTGGGACAACAG GGAACATCCAAAGTGGAAGCCATCAGTCTAGAAGGATATCATTTCATGGAGGAAGAAGATAGTCTTAATGATGACATGTTTAGGAACTTGCCGAGGATAAGAGTTCTTGAACTCGCTGGTGCAATACTCCAAGGGAACTTTCAACATCTTTTCCATCAGCTGAGATGGTTGAGTTGGCATAGAGAGAACATATGTCCGCCGACAAATTTAATTCTGAGGAACTTAATTGTTCTTGATTTGTCGAGGAGCTTAATTCATGACAACTGGATCGGTTGCAGTTCGGCCGAG TTCGGGTCGAAACTCAAAGTTCTCAATCTCACAGAATGCCGAATAAGCAGAACTCCTGACTTCTCagcatttccgagcttagagaGCTTGATTCTTGAGTCCTGCCAGCTGTTGGTTTGGGTTGATCCATCCATAGGGCTTTTGAAGAGTTTGATCCTTCTAAATTTGAGGAACTGTTGGAGCCTGAAGAAGTTGCCGGAACAGTTGGACTCCTTGGAGTCACTAATTGAGTTTCTCATTGATGACACACCACTGGAAGAAGTACCTATATCAAGAGGTATGAAGAAGCTTGAAGTTCTATCAGGTAATAGGAGTAGATGGCTTTCTCGTGAAGTACCTATATCCGATGAAGTTTTGAGTCTATCCTCCTTGAGGGTCTTGAGATTTCGCGGGATAAAGAGCCTTCCGGTGAGTATGAGTGCACTCTCATGCCTGCAGACCCTTCATCTAGGTGACTGCCAGAATCTTCAGACCCTCCCTGAGCTTCCATCTAGCTTAATTAGCCTAACAGTTGAAGCTTTGTCGAAGCTGACTTCCCTGAATTTCGCGAACTTGGTGAATCTAAAAACGTTGCATTTGTCTGAGGCCTCAGAGCTCAAAGAGCTGGACAGCATCTCTAgtctaaggaaactcgagaaAATGACTTTGCACTCACTGAAGATATATACCTTACCAGAAAAGACAGGTGCATTTCTCCGTCATCTAAAAGAGCTTGATATTCATTACTGCCACAAACTTAAATGCCTCCCCACAGTTCCCTCAAGTCTGTCAGTTTTGAGAATTGGGACGTGCAACTCACTTGAGAGGTTGCCAGACCTTTCGAACCTGAAGAATTTGTCGATATTAGAGGTTATGCAGTGCCACAAGCTCAGGGAAATCGAAGGTCTTGGCGATCTCCTGTCCCTGAAGGATCTGCGTACAGATAATTGCCCTATAACTAAGCTAGATGGTCTGGAGTCGGGGAGGCTCAAGTCTTTAACTGCTTTGTCTGCCGCTTGGTCTGAAGTTGAACGACTTCCCAACTTATTCAAGTTGAAGAACTTGAAGTCCCTAAGTGTACTGGGCAGCAGGAAGCTAGTTGAGATCGGAGGACTCAACAGTTTGCTAAACCTGAAAATGTTATGTATTGACAACTGCAGGTCGCTCAAACGCTTGCCCGAACTACCACACTCTTTGGAGAAATTATTCCTTAGATACTGCGTGCAATTTAGCGAAATTGAGGCAGTCGCAGAATTGGAGTCCTTGCAAGAGTTGAATATAAACAGGTGCAGATCGCTCAGGAAGTTACCGAATCTATCAAACTTGCAGAGGCTGGAGAGATTCAATATGAGAGATTGTGAGAGCATCGCAGAAATTCCAGGACTTGAGGAGCTAAGTAGTCTGCGGGAGTTGAACATCTTTGGATGCAAGGCACTTAAGTTACCCGATCTTTCAAAGCAACAGAGTAACGGGCTGCAGATCTATAAGGATTCGACTCTTAGACTCTTATGA
- the LOC116196274 gene encoding TMV resistance protein N-like isoform X2 has protein sequence MFSCTSTPFASAAMDKRSRRNTLPIAVCAIASVIISAFIGTPFFFKKRQQNPSSGRNSENISPETDGSITDPSSSSSDGTEMGREFEVFLSFRGTDIRKTFTDYLYHSLIDAGVRTFRDNEELHVGEEICPNLMNSIKQSKIGIPIFSADYASSKWCLMEVAEMVKCMKESKQLIMPIFLDITPDDVQHQTGTYANSFSQHEKRFGQEKVQAWRDALKEVVELKGLELDKVANGHQGEFIKLVVAKIIRELKKSYLEMGTVLVGIEDRAEELVKKLEVGIDDVRVFGIWGMGGIGKTTLAKFVYNQIVDNFESNSFLKSIRETSRYPRGLQYLQSKLVSDTLRLQPQDYADVEEGVKVLKERLRHKKVLILLDDVDDINQIKALAADVGWFGRGSRIIITTREKGVLDQFQVQDLYEVASLDEGHALELFCKHAFRDKSPRPDLAEQASDIVNITGRLPLALEVIGSYLSVYGGRKDMWQGTIEKLKIKLDMVNVQDKLKISYDSLESEQKEVFLDIACLFIGMDVRLVIPMWKDAKFSPEVGIEILQLKSLIKIGEDYTIWMHDQLRDLGRSIVEQEDKEPGRRSRLWHGEDAGIVLVGQQGTSKVEAISLEGYHFMEEEDSLNDDMFRNLPRIRVLELAGAILQGNFQHLFHQLRWLSWHRENICPPTNLILRNLIVLDLSRSLIHDNWIGCSSAEFGSKLKVLNLTECRISRTPDFSAFPSLESLILESCQLLVWVDPSIGLLKSLILLNLRNCWSLKKLPEQLDSLESLIEFLIDDTPLEEVPISRGMKKLEVLSGNRSRWLSREVPISDEVLSLSSLRVLRFRGIKSLPVSMSALSCLQTLHLGDCQNLQTLPELPSSLISLTVEALSKLTSLNFANLVNLKTLHLSEASELKELDSISSLRKLEKMTLHSLKIYTLPEKTGAFLRHLKELDIHYCHKLKCLPTVPSSLSVLRIGTCNSLERLPDLSNLKNLSILEVMQCHKLREIEGLGDLLSLKDLRTDNCPITKLDGLESGRLKSLTALSAAWSEVERLPNLFKLKNLKSLSVLGSRKLVEIGGLNSLLNLKMLCIDNCRSLKRLPELPHSLEKLFLRYCVQFSEIEAVAELESLQELNINRCRSLRKLPNLSNLQRLERFNMRDCESIAEIPGLEELSSLRELNIFGCKALKLPDLSKQQSNGLQIYKDSTLRLL, from the exons ATGTTTTCCTGCACGAGTACTCCTTTTGCATCTGCAGCTATGGATAAGCGTTCTCGGCGAAACACTTTGCCTATTGCAGTCTGCGCAATAGCATCGGTGATCATCTCTGCTTTCATTGGTACCCCTTTCTTCTTCAAGAAGAGGCAGCAGAATCCTAGTTCTGGCAGGAACTCTGAGAATATATCACCG GAGACAGATGGAAGCATCACCGATCCATCATCCTCGTCCTCGGATGGCACTGAGATGGGTCGCGAGTTTGAAGTCTTCCTGAGCTTCAGGGGAACTGACATCAGGAAGACATTCACGGACTATCTCTACCATAGCCTCATCGATGCAGGGGTCCGCACCTTCAGGGACAATGAGGAGCTCCATGTAGGGGAGGAGATCTGCCCCAACCTCATGAATTCAATCAAGCAGTCAAAGATTGGGATCCCCATCTTCTCTGCAGATTATGCATCGAGCAAGTGGTGCCTCATGGAGGTTGCGGAGATGGTGAAGTGCATGAAGGAGAGCAAACAGCTGATCATGCCAATATTCCTAGACATTACGCCCGATGACGTCCAACACCAGACAGGGACTTATGCCAATTCGTTCTCCCAGCACGAGAAGAGGTTTGGTCAGGAGAAGGTCCAAGCGTGGAGGGATGCGCTGAAGGAAGTTGTGGAGCTGAAGGGTCTGGAACTGGATAAAGTGGCAAACGG GCATCAAGGTGAATTCATAAAGTTAGTTGTTGCAAAGATCATTAGAGAACTGAAGAAGTCTTACTTGGAAATGGGTACTGTCCTAGTTGGAATCGAGGATCGTGCAGAAGAACTTGTGAAAAAATTAGAAGTTGGCATAGACGATGTTCGGGTATTCGGGATTTGGGGCATGGGCGGCATAGGGAAGACAACTCTAGCCAAATTTGTTTATAACCAAATCGTAGACAATTTTGAAAGTAATTCTTTCCTTAAAAGTATCCGAGAAACATCCCGGTATCCTAGAGGCCTTCAATACTTACAAAGTAAATTGGTCTCTGACACATTAAGGCTTCAGCCGCAGGACTATGCTGATGTAGAGGAAGGAGTCAAAGTGCTTAAGGAAAGGCTTCGCCATAAGAAAGTCCTGATTCTTCTCGATGATGTCGATGACATCAACCAGATTAAAGCTCTGGCAGCGGATGTTGGTTGGTTTGGCCGAGGAAGTAGGATCATCATCACGACCAGAGAAAAGGGAGTCTTGGATCAATTTCAAGTGCAAGATTTGTATGAAGTCGCATCACTGGATGAAGGTCATGCTTTAGAGCTCTTCTGCAAGCATGCCTTCAGAGATAAGTCGCCCAGACCTGACTTGGCTGAACAGGCCTCGGACATTGTGAACATAACTGGTCGGCTACCTCTGGCTCTTGAGGTTATCGGATCATATTTATCCGTCTATGGTGGGAGGAAGGATATGTGGCAGGGTACAATAGAGAAGTTGAAAATTAAACTGGACATGGTCAACGTCCAAGATAAGTTGAAGATAAGTTATGACTCGTTGGAAAGTGAGCAAAAGGAAGTATTCCTTGACATTGCATGCCTTTTCATCGGAATGGACGTCAGGCTAGTGATTCCTATGTGGAAAGATGCTAAATTTTCCCCGGAAGTGGGAATTGAGATCCTCCAACTAAAGTCGTTGATTAAAATCGGGGAGGACTATACAATATGGATGCATGATCAACTCAGAGATCTCGGCAGAAGTATCGTTGAGCAAGAAGACAAAGAACCAGGACGGCGAAGCAGGCTGTGGCACGGTGAAGATGCAGGGATTGTATTAGTGGGACAACAG GGAACATCCAAAGTGGAAGCCATCAGTCTAGAAGGATATCATTTCATGGAGGAAGAAGATAGTCTTAATGATGACATGTTTAGGAACTTGCCGAGGATAAGAGTTCTTGAACTCGCTGGTGCAATACTCCAAGGGAACTTTCAACATCTTTTCCATCAGCTGAGATGGTTGAGTTGGCATAGAGAGAACATATGTCCGCCGACAAATTTAATTCTGAGGAACTTAATTGTTCTTGATTTGTCGAGGAGCTTAATTCATGACAACTGGATCGGTTGCAGTTCGGCCGAG TTCGGGTCGAAACTCAAAGTTCTCAATCTCACAGAATGCCGAATAAGCAGAACTCCTGACTTCTCagcatttccgagcttagagaGCTTGATTCTTGAGTCCTGCCAGCTGTTGGTTTGGGTTGATCCATCCATAGGGCTTTTGAAGAGTTTGATCCTTCTAAATTTGAGGAACTGTTGGAGCCTGAAGAAGTTGCCGGAACAGTTGGACTCCTTGGAGTCACTAATTGAGTTTCTCATTGATGACACACCACTGGAAGAAGTACCTATATCAAGAGGTATGAAGAAGCTTGAAGTTCTATCAGGTAATAGGAGTAGATGGCTTTCTCGTGAAGTACCTATATCCGATGAAGTTTTGAGTCTATCCTCCTTGAGGGTCTTGAGATTTCGCGGGATAAAGAGCCTTCCGGTGAGTATGAGTGCACTCTCATGCCTGCAGACCCTTCATCTAGGTGACTGCCAGAATCTTCAGACCCTCCCTGAGCTTCCATCTAGCTTAATTAGCCTAACAGTTGAAGCTTTGTCGAAGCTGACTTCCCTGAATTTCGCGAACTTGGTGAATCTAAAAACGTTGCATTTGTCTGAGGCCTCAGAGCTCAAAGAGCTGGACAGCATCTCTAgtctaaggaaactcgagaaAATGACTTTGCACTCACTGAAGATATATACCTTACCAGAAAAGACAGGTGCATTTCTCCGTCATCTAAAAGAGCTTGATATTCATTACTGCCACAAACTTAAATGCCTCCCCACAGTTCCCTCAAGTCTGTCAGTTTTGAGAATTGGGACGTGCAACTCACTTGAGAGGTTGCCAGACCTTTCGAACCTGAAGAATTTGTCGATATTAGAGGTTATGCAGTGCCACAAGCTCAGGGAAATCGAAGGTCTTGGCGATCTCCTGTCCCTGAAGGATCTGCGTACAGATAATTGCCCTATAACTAAGCTAGATGGTCTGGAGTCGGGGAGGCTCAAGTCTTTAACTGCTTTGTCTGCCGCTTGGTCTGAAGTTGAACGACTTCCCAACTTATTCAAGTTGAAGAACTTGAAGTCCCTAAGTGTACTGGGCAGCAGGAAGCTAGTTGAGATCGGAGGACTCAACAGTTTGCTAAACCTGAAAATGTTATGTATTGACAACTGCAGGTCGCTCAAACGCTTGCCCGAACTACCACACTCTTTGGAGAAATTATTCCTTAGATACTGCGTGCAATTTAGCGAAATTGAGGCAGTCGCAGAATTGGAGTCCTTGCAAGAGTTGAATATAAACAGGTGCAGATCGCTCAGGAAGTTACCGAATCTATCAAACTTGCAGAGGCTGGAGAGATTCAATATGAGAGATTGTGAGAGCATCGCAGAAATTCCAGGACTTGAGGAGCTAAGTAGTCTGCGGGAGTTGAACATCTTTGGATGCAAGGCACTTAAGTTACCCGATCTTTCAAAGCAACAGAGTAACGGGCTGCAGATCTATAAGGATTCGACTCTTAGACTCTTATGA
- the LOC116196275 gene encoding toll/interleukin-1 receptor-like protein isoform X1, with translation MASDEHPTYLALAIVICTTALIVVTTFLGAHFRRKKRWQSGISSRINVNDSQQQQQLVDGSHNVLSSSSSDDPVIGHEYEVFLSFRGTDIRKSFTDYLYHSLIDAGIRVFRDNEELHLGEEISHKLMKSIKQSKIGIPIFSADYASSKWCLMEVAEMVKSMKESKQLIMPIFLDVTPEEVQRQTGNYAKLLSQHKKKFGQEKVQSWRNALKEVVKLKGLELDKVTNGGV, from the exons ATGGCATCTGACGAGCATCCCACCTACCTTGCTTTGGCTATTGTGATCTGCACGACAGCATTGATCGTCGTCACTACTTTCTTGGGAGCTCATTTCCGGCGCAAGAAGAGATGGCAAAGTGGCATTTCCAGCAGGATAAATGTGAACGATTCGCAG cagcaacagcagctGGTAGATGGGAGCCACAATGTACTGTCGTCCTCATCCTCAGACGATCCAGTGATAGGCCATGAGTATGAAGTCTTCCTGAGTTTCAGGGGGACCGACATCCGGAAGTCCTTCACGGACTACCTCTATCATAGCCTCATCGATGCAGGAATTCGCGTATTCAGGGACAATGAGGAGCTTCATCTAGGGGAGGAGATCAGCCACAAGCTCATGAAATCAATCAAGCAGTCAAAGATCGGGATCCCCATCTTCTCTGCAGATTATGCATCAAGCAAGTGGTGCCTCATGGAGGTGGCGGAAATGGTGAAGTCCATGAAGGAGAGCAAGCAGCTGATCATGCCAATATTCCTGGACGTAACGCCCGAAGAGGTCCAACGCCAGACGGGAAATTATGCCAAACTGCTCTCCCAGCACAAGAAGAAGTTCGGTCAGGAGAAGGTCCAATCGTGGAGGAATGCGCTGAAGGAGGTTGTGAAGCTGAAGGGTCTGGAACTGGATAAAGTGACGAACGG GGGGGTGTAA
- the LOC116196275 gene encoding toll/interleukin-1 receptor-like protein isoform X2 — MASDEHPTYLALAIVICTTALIVVTTFLGAHFRRKKRWQSGISSRINVNDSQQQQLVDGSHNVLSSSSSDDPVIGHEYEVFLSFRGTDIRKSFTDYLYHSLIDAGIRVFRDNEELHLGEEISHKLMKSIKQSKIGIPIFSADYASSKWCLMEVAEMVKSMKESKQLIMPIFLDVTPEEVQRQTGNYAKLLSQHKKKFGQEKVQSWRNALKEVVKLKGLELDKVTNGGV; from the exons ATGGCATCTGACGAGCATCCCACCTACCTTGCTTTGGCTATTGTGATCTGCACGACAGCATTGATCGTCGTCACTACTTTCTTGGGAGCTCATTTCCGGCGCAAGAAGAGATGGCAAAGTGGCATTTCCAGCAGGATAAATGTGAACGATTCGCAG caacagcagctGGTAGATGGGAGCCACAATGTACTGTCGTCCTCATCCTCAGACGATCCAGTGATAGGCCATGAGTATGAAGTCTTCCTGAGTTTCAGGGGGACCGACATCCGGAAGTCCTTCACGGACTACCTCTATCATAGCCTCATCGATGCAGGAATTCGCGTATTCAGGGACAATGAGGAGCTTCATCTAGGGGAGGAGATCAGCCACAAGCTCATGAAATCAATCAAGCAGTCAAAGATCGGGATCCCCATCTTCTCTGCAGATTATGCATCAAGCAAGTGGTGCCTCATGGAGGTGGCGGAAATGGTGAAGTCCATGAAGGAGAGCAAGCAGCTGATCATGCCAATATTCCTGGACGTAACGCCCGAAGAGGTCCAACGCCAGACGGGAAATTATGCCAAACTGCTCTCCCAGCACAAGAAGAAGTTCGGTCAGGAGAAGGTCCAATCGTGGAGGAATGCGCTGAAGGAGGTTGTGAAGCTGAAGGGTCTGGAACTGGATAAAGTGACGAACGG GGGGGTGTAA